The window AAGATATCCAGTTGtgcatctggggaggtaaaaggACGAGGTTCCCGGGTTCAGCCCTTGAGAGGCCCACTGCGATGGAGGCTTAACCGCCCCGAATCTGCTGAAGTATTTGCAAGCAACTCACGTAGGTAAGCTGCTTCTGTGAAATTCTAATAGTAACTCAAGAGTGTGAGTAGAGCTAGAGAATGAGATAAGATCTCCCGTTGGTTTAAGTTCTATTTTATGGCTCGATAAAGCTGACACACCAACCCCGTCACTTTCCTAGCCCACAATAAAACAACCCCTCTATGGGACCACCTCAAATTCAAGTTCCAACCCTCTTCCACAAACTCTGGAGCACGATATACCCTTATTTCAGAATCCTAAATTCGCGCCTCTTTTGTGACATGGCAAAGGGCTaagtggggaagagcgcggggcctctgcaagcgccgcacccacccacccagaaaatgtctgccccccagtttgcgaacGCCTGCAATAGAGGATGGGACgttactgtagctattaaatgccggacaggttgtggttcattaattaaacgcctgggtaaacaggtaggtttTGAGCATGTTTTTTACAGATTCCCAGAGGGGGCCTCTCAAACTGTATGTGGCAGACTGtcccaaagagtgggagcagcgtggctgaGAGCTCGGGGGCCCCAAAGGAAGTCAcaggattctgggaactgttaggagtccttcatctgcagatagAAGTGAGCAACTGGGAGtttagggaactagaagctctttcacatatctgggaccctgggcatgtaatGAATGTCAGTGCTGTGCTCATAACAATGGCAAAAATTATAAAGAAAAAGATCATATTCAATAAGCCCAGCAAAAGCAGTTTATCATCAAACGTTCATAAATATCAAACGACTACAGAACAGCGTTACCATACAGCCCGCAAGCAGGATGGAAGAGGTTGCTTGTTGGAAAAATACACTGAAATACTTCTTTAAAATGGAACTAGACTTCTTTTATCCGGCCAGATGAGTCAGCCAGGCAAGAGATATATTGAAAGGTAAACATGCAACCAAAAAAACCCCACACAATTCCATTTTGAAAAAGCCGTCATCAGACCGAGCTACCAAAATAACTGGCTTGTAATATCTGTGCTTATCGCAGCAGCAGAATTGCTGAATTGGCGATCACTTCCTACCTtccaatctctccccctccccatgcaaGTCCCTTAATGTGAAAAGCACAGTGCGTGGAGCAGAAAGCGTTTAATAaaacgggggaggagggggaggagaggggggtggggagagaagacTCTGCATTACTGAGTTTTCCTGTTTTTGCAAAAATAAGAAGAATAATGTCCGGGATATTCTGAATTCACTTTGGCAGTCCTGTCTTTCCTCCTCCACGGCCATTCAAAGTTCTCTTTGCTGCTGAGCACACAGCTGATTGGCGGATGCGAACCGCCTGGTGTACAGTACACAATGTACCTGGCGCCTCTGTTTGAAGGGATGTTTAACAGACACTATTTCAGCTGATAGAACAGGTCGtgggattgtaaaaaaaaaaaaatgttgcggTTTATCGCTAAGGCAGCATTTCTGTTGTGGAAAGTCCAAACTCTGAAAATAACCACGCTGCAATAATAATCAGTATTGAGTATGACTGCAGACTTCCAACTGTTTACATAATGGAGACCGTTCATTTCTGCAAAGCAGTGAGCCTGAGGAACTGGAAACTCGGTATCACTGTACAGTCAgcggcggcaaaaatgtccgcccccatatacatttgccgcgctctcgggcctgaGAGCCGGGAACGCACTTACATGGGGTGGCCGCCcctttgctgccgccctcctccacTCGAATCACagcttcaaatgacgccgcgttcatcaccaacgtgacgtcactcGGCGtctcgttaccatggcaacgtgacgtcacaacgtcaaatgacatcacgatgtcgcgttaccatggcaaagcGTCGACAGGCGCCGTCACGCCGGTGATGTCCGCagagtcatttgacgctgtgattCGAATGGGGAAGGAGATCGTCAGCACGGAGGCAACCGCCCCATGTAAGTGCCGAGGGGGCGGTGGATTTTCCAATCCTCCCCTGTGTACAGCGCAGAGATGTCCAGCTTTCTAACGAGTGGGACATTTCTCTCCGCTGAGTATGAGCAGCTGCTTGAAGTTGCCCCGACCTCTAATAGATTCAGCATTTACCACATAGGTTTATATAGCAAAAATGTATGATGGCAACACGTGTTCCTGGCGATTTCCTACGAAACTGGGAGCGGGGACAACACAAACCTGCAGATAACATCCTCGTCCTTCCGGAGACGCACCAATATAAGAGAGAGTTCCCACATCAGTCTTGTCTTCCGACACTGGAATATCAATCTAACAAGGATGGAGGCTAGTTATTCGTTCACAAAGCCTTTCGCACCAATAATCAAGGATGGTCTGTTGTTGAATTTTGAGCCCATTAAAATCCTTTTACCAAAAAAACAAACCATGTTGCCTAGTAATATCCAAGAGGCTTCTAAGGTCATGTAATAATAACGACATATGGCCACACAATGTAGAGGAATGGGCAGAAATTCTATTATTCCACTGGAAAAACGGGTATCAAAACTTAAGCAACGAGCCAGGTATGAAATGTTCTCTTATTAGAAATGCACACGTGGCCCCATGATTCCGTGCACCACGGACTTTCGTGGCATTGAAACGTCACATGGATTACTGTGGGGGATGAGGGATTTGACAAGTGTGCCACTCAATGGTCTTGTGTTTCATTGCTCAGCTCTCTCATGTATCTTGGTTGTGCTTTCTAATTGCAGGTACCAGGAGGAAGACGGGTTTATACAGTTAATGCTGAGGGCCGATCGCTGGTGACCATGACTGGGGCGATCCTAAGCACCACATTCCCAGCCTCCGGGGCAGCCCTGCCGCTGACTTCCTTGACATTGGAACAGAAAGCGGCCTTCGTCTTAGTCTTCTTCCTGTTTATCTTCCTCGGGCTCCTGATCATCCGCTGCTTTAGAATACTCCTGGACCCGTACCGCAGCATGCCCTCCTCCACGTGGACAGACTACATGGAAAAGGACACATTTGACTATCGCTGGGCCTGAGTGAAGATGACTGCAATGGGGTGCCTCCCCGTCAAAGAAAAATGCATTTGAGGAAGGCCTGAGGGCTTTTCAGACATTCACTGGTGGCCTTCAGGACAACGGCTTAGGGCtaagtggtttttttttgtgtgcagctTGTGAAATGTTTACGtcagggacggccaactccagtcctcaagggccaccagcaggccaggtgttggggatatccctgcttctgcacaggtggctcgatcagtggctcactcttcggcgcaggggtggccaactccagtcctcaagggccactaacagaccagttattaaggatatccctgcttcagccaaggtggctcgaagactgagccactaattgagccccctctgctgaagcagggatatcctgtaagcctg is drawn from Ascaphus truei isolate aAscTru1 chromosome 7, aAscTru1.hap1, whole genome shotgun sequence and contains these coding sequences:
- the LOC142498523 gene encoding cortexin-3-like, giving the protein MTGAILSTTFPASGAALPLTSLTLEQKAAFVLVFFLFIFLGLLIIRCFRILLDPYRSMPSSTWTDYMEKDTFDYRWA